A window from Triticum aestivum cultivar Chinese Spring chromosome 6D, IWGSC CS RefSeq v2.1, whole genome shotgun sequence encodes these proteins:
- the LOC123146277 gene encoding uncharacterized protein, whose amino-acid sequence MTKKRHHRRRNVNATQKATHNKDAASSEEDTDRLTKLPNDLLLNILERVDTLDAIRACILSRQMMKLRTMLSQFFLSCSSIPGHHFNVSEFVRTNGVVAHVTDNILSTRSPEITISRLKIRFLLVQPDCYTIGKSVAHAMATQKVGAAEFQIVTDKTHLMCSPADLLDHAKQLNDFFGACRDAFAGLRRLWLCNMRFGGELDIPNILSTCKLLESLRLTHCDSGMNSVLQLEHAQLTELEVDYGKFEIVELTCLPKLQRVSYKSWFYSEKDPLYFGFVPQLSKLRLAKTGSRSTRTLELSQLLGNVPSISDLHLDFESEKIWVLPESPELLRPVLSKLQHVILDKLPEECDLAWTMFILEAAPSLKELCITVWDHWCHMVMRDKEFRERNGYCEKADVEWKPHAPAFKHKNLVKLTIYGFQPDDIFVRFIRCVMEHAVHMAEICLHDRKVCLRCGDLDPKMKCPSRYPRNADERMQIIEELGMSLPGFVRFMS is encoded by the exons ATGACGAAGAAAAGACATCACCGCAGACGCAAT GTAAATGCAACACAGAAAGCAACTCACAACAAAGATGCTGCCAGCAGCGAAGAAGACACAGACAGGCTTACCAAGCTGCCTAATGACCTTCTGCTAAACATTCTGGAGAGGGTGGACACGCTCGATGCAATAAGGGCCTGCATCCTCTCGAGACAAATGATGAAGCTCCGCACCATGCTCTCGCAGTTCTTCTTAAGTTGTAGTTCCATTCCAGGTCACCATTTCAACGTCAGTGAATTTGTCAGAACCAACGGTGTTGTGGCTCATGTAACGGATAACATCTTGAGCACAAGGAGCCCAGAGATCACCATCAGCAGACTCAAAATCAGATTCCTCTTGGTGCAACCTGACTGTTACACAATTGGCAAATCTGTCGCCCATGCCATGGCAACACAGAAGGTTGGCGCGGCTGAGTTTCAGATCGTAACAGACAAGACTCATTTGATGTGCTCTCCTGCCGATCTCCTCGACCATGCAAAGCAGCTCAATGATTTCTTCGGTGCTTGTCGTGATGCATTTGCTGGCCTCAGGCGCCTGTGGCTGTGCAATATGAGGTTTGGTGGTGAACTGGACATACCCAACATCCTCAGCACTTGCAAGCTCTTGGAGTCTTTGCGTTTAACCCATTGCGACTCTGGGATGAATTCTGTGCTGCAACTAGAACATGCTCAGCTTACCGAGCTCGAGGTCGACTATGGGAAATTTGAGATAGTTGAGCTGACATGTCTACCGAAACTCCAACGGGTGAGCTATAAGAGTTGGTTCTACTCTGAGAAAGATCCCCTGTATTTTGGTTTTGTGCCACAGCTTTCAAAGCTGAGGCTTGCTAAAACTGGCTCCAGATCGACTAGGACTCTTGAGTTAAGTCAGCTCCTCGGTAATGTTCCTTCCATAAGCGATCTGCATCTGGATTTTGAAAGTGAAAAG ATTTGGGTTCTACCAGAAAGCCCGGAGCTGCTTAGGCCTGTGCTCAGCAAACTACAGCATGTGATTCTGGACAAACTTCCTGAAGAATGTGATTTAGCTTGGACAATGTTTATTCTTGAAGCTGCACCGTCCCTCAAAGAGCTGTGCATTACAGTATGGGATCATTGGTGCCATATGGTGATGAGAGACAAAGAGTTTCGGGAGAGAAATGGCTACTGTGAAAAGGCAGACGTGGAGTGGAAGCCACATGCCCCTGCTTTCAAGCACAAGAATCTGGTTAAGCTCACCATCTATGGTTTCCAACCTGATGACATCTTTGTGCGATTCATCAGGTGTGTCATGGAACATGCGGTTCATATGGCGGAGATATGTCTGCATGACAGGAAGGTATGTCTGCGCTGTGGTGACTTGGATCCCAAGATGAAGTGCCCATCGAGATATCCACGGAACGCTGATGAGCGCATGCAGATCATTGAAGAACTGGGGATGTCTTTGCCTGGTTTTGTTCGCTTCATGTCGTAG